A portion of the uncultured Draconibacterium sp. genome contains these proteins:
- the panD gene encoding aspartate 1-decarboxylase: MQIEVCKSKIHKVTVTEANLQYVGSITIDEDLMDAANLIENEKVQVVNINNGERLETYVIRGERGSGTICLNGPAARKVAVGDVVIIISYALMDFEEAKTFKPSLIFPDIETNTVV; this comes from the coding sequence ATGCAAATTGAAGTTTGTAAATCGAAAATACACAAGGTTACCGTTACTGAGGCAAACCTGCAATACGTTGGAAGTATTACCATCGACGAAGATTTGATGGATGCGGCAAACCTTATTGAAAATGAAAAAGTACAGGTTGTTAATATTAACAACGGCGAGCGTTTGGAGACTTACGTTATTAGGGGCGAACGCGGATCGGGAACCATTTGTTTGAACGGCCCGGCTGCACGTAAAGTAGCGGTTGGCGACGTGGTAATTATCATTTCTTACGCCTTAATGGATTTCGAGGAAGCCAAAACATTTAAGCCAAGTTTGATCTTCCCCGATATCGAGACGAATACTGTAGTATAA
- the panC gene encoding pantoate--beta-alanine ligase, producing the protein MKLVSTVQELQTEIQRLADGKTVGFVPTMGALHQGHISLVKQAVSENPVVVVSIFVNPTQFNDPNDLERYPRTLENDMKLLEPTGCSIVFAPNAKEVYPEPDKRKFNFGKLEEVMEGKHRPGHFNGVAQVVSRLFNMVKPTKSYFGLKDFQQLAIIKNMVKQLQLPVEIVPCAIIREESGLAMSSRNELLTEEQRKNAVVISETLFKAKELKTQKSVQEITDWVTETINKNPFLDVEYFEIVDDEQLQPVKNWNEDSTKVGCIAVFCGKIRLIDNIVF; encoded by the coding sequence ATGAAACTGGTTAGTACAGTACAGGAGTTACAGACTGAAATACAGCGCCTTGCCGATGGTAAAACAGTGGGTTTTGTACCCACAATGGGGGCGCTTCATCAAGGACATATTTCGTTGGTAAAACAAGCCGTTTCGGAAAATCCGGTTGTGGTGGTAAGTATTTTTGTAAATCCAACCCAATTTAACGATCCGAACGATTTGGAACGTTATCCACGCACACTCGAAAACGATATGAAATTATTGGAGCCTACAGGTTGTTCAATCGTTTTTGCACCCAATGCCAAAGAAGTTTACCCCGAACCGGATAAACGTAAATTTAACTTTGGAAAATTGGAAGAAGTGATGGAAGGCAAACATCGCCCGGGACACTTCAACGGTGTAGCACAAGTGGTTAGCCGGCTTTTCAACATGGTAAAACCTACTAAATCCTACTTCGGATTAAAGGATTTCCAGCAATTGGCGATTATTAAAAATATGGTGAAACAACTGCAACTTCCTGTGGAAATTGTACCTTGCGCCATTATTCGCGAAGAAAGTGGTTTGGCCATGAGCTCGCGAAATGAATTATTGACGGAAGAACAGCGGAAAAATGCGGTCGTAATTTCGGAGACTTTGTTTAAAGCCAAAGAACTTAAGACGCAGAAATCCGTACAAGAAATCACGGATTGGGTGACAGAAACAATAAACAAGAACCCCTTCCTTGATGTTGAATATTTTGAGATCGTTGACGACGAACAGCTACAACCGGTGAAAAACTGGAACGAAGATTCGACAAAAGTTGGGTGTATTGCTGTTTTTTGCGGAAAGATCAGATTAATTGACAATATAGTTTTTTAA
- a CDS encoding glycogen/starch synthase, producing MEKKRILYISQEITPYLPESEMSEIGRYLPQGVQERGREIRTFMPRYGCVNERRNQLHEVIRLSGMNLVINDADHPLIIKVASIQAARMQVYFIDNEDYFQRKAVLHDDDGKEFEDNDERAVFFARGVLETVIKLRWAPDIIHCHGWLTSLVPLYIKKYYYNDPLFQNSKLVYSVYDDDFKNPLDSKFNEKLLLEGITADDVKAVEEPTFANVSKMAVDYSDAVVQGAENINTDVKNYIKDSGKLFLDFQPKETYIDAYNEFYDKV from the coding sequence ATGGAAAAGAAAAGAATCCTTTATATTTCACAAGAGATTACCCCGTATTTACCAGAAAGCGAAATGTCGGAAATTGGACGTTACCTTCCACAGGGCGTTCAGGAGAGAGGGAGAGAGATAAGAACGTTTATGCCGCGTTATGGCTGTGTTAACGAGCGTAGAAATCAGTTGCATGAGGTGATCCGTTTATCGGGAATGAACCTTGTGATTAACGATGCTGATCATCCACTTATCATAAAAGTTGCGTCGATACAAGCTGCTCGTATGCAGGTTTATTTTATCGATAATGAAGATTATTTTCAACGCAAAGCCGTTTTACACGATGATGACGGCAAAGAGTTTGAAGATAACGACGAACGGGCGGTATTTTTTGCCCGTGGTGTGCTCGAAACCGTAATTAAGCTACGCTGGGCACCCGATATTATTCACTGCCACGGTTGGCTAACTTCGCTGGTACCTTTATACATTAAAAAGTATTACTACAACGATCCGTTATTCCAAAATTCAAAACTGGTTTACTCCGTTTATGACGATGATTTTAAGAATCCGCTCGACAGTAAATTTAACGAGAAACTGTTACTTGAAGGTATTACGGCCGACGATGTAAAAGCAGTTGAAGAACCAACTTTTGCCAATGTTAGTAAAATGGCTGTTGATTATTCAGATGCAGTAGTACAGGGAGCGGAAAATATTAACACTGATGTTAAAAATTATATCAAGGATAGCGGCAAGCTATTCCTCGATTTCCAACCAAAAGAAACATACATTGATGCCTACAACGAGTTTTACGACAAAGTGTAA
- a CDS encoding DUF4270 domain-containing protein, with protein sequence MKYGTAQLLKIFGGLFILANILFACKSDENDLGLDILPEEDLINVRNISVSDAIASFTFSESGIVANKGTTNLLGTLNDPVFGKSTINYATQFRLSSYPDFGTNPEVDSVRLYLFYRNVYGDTITTQHIKVYEMESFLDPDAEYTQDIDLKSMASDVPLAEFDYTPKVELDSATQDTNYQMLTIPLDASLGQKLLDADSLDMVNNDVFLQYFKGLLLESEDVSGEGSLITLHTAATSTFQGSALLVYYNNDENKNPEEGVEPDTLSQAYLITQFSARVSEIKHDYSGTPFLGNLDQEDEEQDRVYVQATGGLKSKITISGLESWKDSTNMGINKAEIIFHVDTVASDIHNYPPPSQLLFTFVAPDGEEYRPVDYFFNPVFYGGGLDTSDYSYRFNITQHVQQIIDYPDPADEDNYVGNQGFFLTTGQRSDIPNRVVLKSAKNGGVDMKITYTKFLE encoded by the coding sequence ATGAAATACGGTACAGCGCAGTTATTAAAGATATTTGGAGGTTTGTTTATTCTCGCTAACATTTTATTTGCCTGCAAAAGCGATGAAAACGATTTGGGACTTGACATTCTTCCGGAAGAAGACCTGATAAATGTTCGGAATATTTCGGTTTCGGACGCCATTGCTTCGTTTACTTTCTCTGAAAGTGGAATTGTTGCCAATAAAGGAACCACAAACCTGTTGGGAACATTAAACGATCCCGTTTTTGGGAAATCAACAATAAACTACGCTACCCAGTTTCGCTTATCGTCATATCCTGATTTTGGGACCAATCCTGAAGTTGATTCAGTTCGATTGTATTTGTTTTACCGAAACGTTTATGGCGATACAATTACAACGCAGCATATAAAAGTATACGAAATGGAATCGTTTCTCGATCCGGATGCTGAGTATACACAGGATATTGATTTGAAATCGATGGCATCGGATGTACCGCTTGCCGAATTTGATTATACACCAAAAGTAGAGCTGGATTCTGCAACGCAGGACACCAACTACCAAATGCTTACCATTCCATTGGATGCATCGCTGGGGCAAAAATTACTTGATGCCGATTCGCTGGATATGGTGAACAACGATGTTTTTCTGCAGTATTTTAAAGGTCTGCTTCTGGAGAGCGAGGATGTTTCGGGCGAAGGATCGCTGATAACACTTCATACTGCAGCAACTTCTACTTTTCAAGGATCGGCATTGTTGGTTTATTACAACAATGATGAAAATAAAAACCCTGAAGAAGGTGTTGAACCCGATACTTTATCGCAGGCTTACCTTATAACACAATTTAGTGCGCGTGTCAGCGAAATTAAACACGACTATTCCGGTACACCATTCTTGGGTAACCTGGATCAGGAAGATGAAGAACAAGACCGGGTTTATGTTCAGGCAACCGGTGGATTAAAATCGAAGATTACTATTTCCGGTTTAGAGAGCTGGAAAGACTCAACAAATATGGGAATCAACAAAGCTGAAATCATTTTCCATGTTGATACTGTTGCAAGCGACATTCACAATTATCCACCACCAAGCCAGTTGTTGTTTACCTTTGTGGCGCCCGATGGCGAAGAATATCGTCCGGTTGATTATTTCTTTAATCCTGTTTTTTACGGTGGAGGATTAGATACAAGCGATTACTCTTATCGTTTTAATATTACCCAGCACGTTCAGCAAATCATCGATTATCCCGATCCGGCGGATGAAGACAATTATGTTGGTAACCAGGGATTTTTCCTTACAACCGGTCAACGTTCTGATATTCCAAACCGGGTAGTGCTGAAGAGTGCTAAAAACGGCGGTGTTGATATGAAAATCACCTATACAAAATTCCTTGAATAA
- a CDS encoding MFS transporter: MNSKAQKLSLLEKIGYGSGDAAVNVVISSMFLIITYFYTDIFGLKPKDVALMFLLVRLIDAISDPLMGLITDKYKFKGGRFRPYFLFLSVPFGISVFLTFTTPGFDYAGKLIYAYITYIFVTLMFTSVTIPYISLIGVLTNDPQERLSANGYRLFFAKVAAFMVSIVVPILAEKLGRDDMGRGYQLAMGLMALVGTLLFLFSYFTTKERIEHVVDKKPLLEQFKLLIKNKQWLILWGSCLSGTTGYVIRSSVAIFYAKYYLGGDAGIQSTFMGTGVAAAILAMPLSTLITKRFCKVKLFWMSQVGVGILSVLMFVLVQPQPDSVMLAYVLYFILSLVVDVHAPVFWSAIAEAVDYGHAETGKRVSGLAFGGISFAQKAGMGIAGAVVGLLLDAFGYIPDEIQTKSALTGLALMLTIIPGVFHVINGMLIYRYKITDKFYETIKAKIHI; encoded by the coding sequence ATGAACTCGAAAGCTCAAAAGCTAAGCCTGCTTGAAAAGATTGGTTATGGATCGGGAGATGCTGCCGTAAACGTGGTTATTTCCTCCATGTTCCTTATCATCACTTATTTTTATACCGATATTTTTGGATTGAAGCCCAAAGATGTTGCTCTTATGTTTTTGTTGGTTCGACTGATCGACGCCATCAGCGATCCGTTGATGGGATTGATTACAGACAAGTATAAATTTAAAGGGGGTCGGTTTCGTCCTTACTTTTTGTTTCTGTCGGTTCCTTTCGGAATCTCGGTTTTTCTAACCTTCACCACACCGGGTTTTGATTATGCCGGGAAACTGATTTACGCCTACATTACCTATATATTCGTAACGCTGATGTTTACCTCGGTTACTATTCCATATATTTCGCTGATTGGTGTTTTGACGAACGATCCACAGGAACGATTATCAGCTAATGGCTACCGCCTTTTCTTTGCAAAGGTTGCTGCTTTTATGGTATCTATCGTAGTTCCTATTCTGGCCGAAAAATTAGGGCGCGACGATATGGGAAGAGGATATCAGCTGGCGATGGGTTTAATGGCACTGGTAGGCACTTTGTTGTTTTTGTTTAGCTATTTCACAACCAAAGAACGTATTGAGCACGTTGTAGATAAAAAGCCTTTGCTCGAGCAATTCAAACTTCTGATTAAAAACAAGCAGTGGCTTATTTTGTGGGGATCGTGCCTGTCGGGAACAACCGGTTATGTGATACGTAGTTCGGTGGCTATTTTCTATGCCAAATATTACCTGGGTGGCGATGCAGGGATTCAATCCACATTTATGGGAACCGGTGTTGCGGCAGCTATTTTGGCCATGCCCTTATCGACACTTATTACCAAACGTTTTTGTAAAGTCAAGTTGTTCTGGATGTCGCAGGTTGGAGTTGGAATTCTCAGTGTGCTGATGTTTGTTTTGGTACAACCACAACCCGACAGCGTAATGTTGGCTTATGTACTTTATTTTATTTTGTCGCTGGTGGTTGATGTGCATGCACCGGTATTCTGGTCGGCCATTGCCGAAGCGGTTGATTACGGACACGCGGAAACCGGGAAACGTGTTTCAGGGCTGGCATTTGGAGGTATTTCTTTTGCTCAGAAAGCAGGAATGGGAATTGCCGGTGCAGTGGTTGGCTTATTGCTCGACGCATTTGGATATATTCCGGATGAAATTCAAACAAAATCGGCGCTTACCGGACTGGCATTGATGCTAACGATTATTCCGGGTGTATTTCACGTAATCAATGGAATGTTGATCTACCGTTATAAGATCACCGACAAATTTTACGAAACGATAAAAGCAAAAATTCATATTTAA
- a CDS encoding family 43 glycosylhydrolase — MDTTDKNAPLVEQRADPFVHKHTDGYYYFTGSVPTYDRIELRKSKTIEGLKDAETFDVWFKHETGPMSRHIWAPEIHYLDGKWYVYFAASEEEDIWALRPYVLECTGQDPLKDEWIELGMMQAADGDEKSFIDFSLDATVFENNGKRYFCWAEKTGGQFAASNLYLAEMESPIKLKTVQFMLTTPDYDWERVDFWVNEGPAVIKNNGKIYISFSASATGACYCMGLMEAEENADLLDRNSWKKSRYPVLETDYEKKIYGPGHNCFTVAEDDETPLCIYHARDYEKAVGDPAVVPASDKRPLEEIIEDPLYDPNRHARVMEVKFDEDGKPVFEF, encoded by the coding sequence ATGGATACTACAGATAAAAATGCACCATTAGTTGAGCAACGTGCCGATCCGTTCGTGCACAAACATACTGATGGTTATTATTATTTCACCGGCTCGGTACCCACTTACGACCGTATAGAGCTTCGGAAGTCAAAAACTATTGAAGGTCTAAAGGATGCCGAAACTTTTGATGTGTGGTTTAAGCACGAAACCGGACCGATGAGTCGTCATATCTGGGCACCTGAAATTCATTACCTCGATGGCAAATGGTATGTCTATTTTGCTGCCAGTGAGGAAGAAGATATCTGGGCACTCAGGCCTTATGTGTTGGAGTGCACCGGTCAGGATCCCCTAAAAGATGAATGGATTGAATTGGGGATGATGCAGGCAGCTGATGGCGATGAGAAATCGTTTATCGATTTTTCGTTAGACGCTACCGTATTCGAAAATAATGGCAAGCGCTATTTCTGTTGGGCCGAAAAAACCGGCGGGCAATTTGCAGCTTCTAATTTGTATTTAGCCGAAATGGAATCGCCCATAAAATTGAAAACCGTTCAGTTTATGCTTACAACACCCGATTACGATTGGGAGCGTGTTGATTTTTGGGTGAACGAAGGACCGGCGGTGATCAAAAATAACGGCAAAATCTACATCTCATTTTCTGCAAGTGCAACCGGCGCTTGTTATTGTATGGGATTGATGGAAGCCGAGGAAAATGCCGACCTGTTGGATCGTAATTCATGGAAAAAATCAAGATATCCGGTTCTGGAAACCGATTACGAAAAGAAAATATACGGTCCGGGGCACAACTGTTTTACCGTGGCTGAAGATGATGAAACACCATTGTGCATTTATCATGCCCGCGATTATGAGAAAGCGGTTGGCGATCCGGCAGTTGTTCCTGCAAGCGATAAAAGGCCACTGGAAGAAATTATTGAGGACCCGTTGTACGATCCCAACCGTCATGCACGTGTTATGGAAGTAAAATTTGATGAAGACGGGAAACCTGTTTTTGAGTTTTAG
- a CDS encoding Crp/Fnr family transcriptional regulator → MLIDTLHDTERLKKGDFFLKHGNQCRKIGRLVKGVLRGFVLDVDGNEITTHFYREDDMVIGSYIPNVQTQMNIQALDDCELSIADYATIMAHVNVDSEITKIITEAFQQLNTQLQSRLVALLNLDSLQKYELFLEEYPGLINRIPHYHIANFLGITPTQLSRARKDFINKCK, encoded by the coding sequence ATGCTGATTGATACCTTGCATGATACCGAGCGGTTAAAAAAGGGTGACTTCTTTTTGAAACACGGGAACCAGTGCCGAAAAATCGGGCGACTTGTTAAAGGAGTGCTTCGTGGGTTTGTGCTTGATGTTGACGGAAACGAGATAACCACTCATTTTTATCGGGAAGACGATATGGTTATCGGAAGCTATATTCCCAATGTACAAACACAAATGAATATTCAGGCGCTCGACGACTGTGAGCTTTCAATTGCCGACTACGCCACAATAATGGCACATGTAAATGTCGATAGCGAAATAACCAAAATAATAACCGAAGCTTTTCAGCAATTAAATACGCAGTTGCAATCGCGGCTGGTGGCTTTGTTAAATCTCGATTCGCTGCAGAAATACGAGTTGTTTCTGGAAGAATACCCCGGATTGATAAACCGTATTCCACACTACCATATTGCCAATTTTTTAGGAATTACACCCACCCAGTTAAGTAGGGCACGAAAGGATTTTATCAACAAATGTAAATGA
- a CDS encoding MFS transporter encodes MQNRNLLLLWTGKLVSALGDRMYAIAIAWWILEVTNSPAMMGLYLLAAILPMVLMGIIAGAIIDKSNLKRVLIIADVVRGIGITLLGLLFLAGDLTLFSVFSITVVISLASSFFNPAVTTIIPRIVSKNECGKANSLIQLVDGIAKVAGPFAGVAIVAAAGYAGAFLINGISFLLSAFFEGFLRYENKQIMWRKSSDSDPGMRETLINDIQSGIQYMFSNARLLNLLFYIFVAHFFVGALSVMLPVMAKFVSDDNLNLLGILETVLGAGFVVGALLLSRKSAEKLSVDTLPKIFVLVGCSIVTIGIIAFFSSLPLLLFTLPVFVIGYCIVFASINWKTFMQINTPPEKLGRVAAISGLVGDITLPIAFGLYGVLLDKLDFVVLTVASGCLLIVAIYIINLGFRKRPATVRA; translated from the coding sequence ATGCAAAACAGAAATTTACTACTGCTCTGGACCGGGAAACTGGTGTCGGCACTGGGCGACAGAATGTATGCCATTGCCATTGCATGGTGGATACTTGAAGTAACCAACTCGCCCGCTATGATGGGATTATATTTGTTGGCGGCAATATTGCCAATGGTTTTGATGGGGATTATTGCCGGAGCGATCATCGATAAATCCAACCTAAAACGCGTACTTATAATTGCCGATGTTGTGCGGGGAATAGGCATAACTTTGCTTGGCTTGCTTTTTCTGGCAGGAGATCTTACTCTCTTTTCGGTTTTTAGTATAACCGTTGTTATTTCGCTGGCATCGTCATTTTTTAACCCGGCAGTAACCACTATCATTCCACGTATCGTATCAAAAAACGAATGCGGGAAAGCCAATTCACTTATTCAACTGGTAGATGGAATAGCAAAAGTTGCCGGACCTTTTGCAGGAGTGGCTATTGTAGCTGCCGCCGGTTATGCCGGAGCATTTTTAATCAATGGGATTTCCTTTTTGCTCTCTGCTTTCTTCGAAGGATTTCTTCGATACGAAAATAAACAGATTATGTGGCGGAAAAGCAGCGACAGCGATCCGGGCATGAGGGAAACTTTAATCAATGACATTCAATCCGGGATTCAATACATGTTTTCAAATGCCCGCTTGTTGAATCTTTTGTTTTACATTTTTGTAGCCCATTTTTTTGTTGGGGCTTTATCGGTGATGCTTCCGGTAATGGCCAAATTTGTATCAGATGATAACCTTAACCTACTGGGTATTCTGGAAACTGTATTGGGAGCGGGATTTGTTGTGGGCGCTTTGCTGTTGAGTAGAAAAAGTGCTGAGAAATTAAGCGTTGATACCCTTCCAAAAATTTTTGTTCTTGTTGGTTGCAGCATTGTAACCATTGGTATAATTGCCTTTTTCAGCAGTTTGCCGCTACTGTTGTTTACTTTGCCTGTTTTTGTAATCGGTTATTGTATTGTCTTTGCATCCATCAATTGGAAAACCTTTATGCAGATTAACACGCCGCCCGAAAAACTGGGACGAGTTGCGGCCATCTCTGGTTTGGTGGGCGATATTACTCTCCCCATCGCTTTTGGACTTTATGGTGTTCTGCTTGATAAACTTGATTTTGTAGTGCTAACTGTTGCCAGCGGATGCTTATTAATTGTTGCTATTTACATAATTAATCTGGGTTTTCGAAAAAGACCCGCTACTGTTCGTGCATAA
- a CDS encoding DJ-1/PfpI family protein, with translation MKNVLLLLANGFEFFEASAFIDVMGWNMEEGDCSTKLYICGATKEIKSAFNHRLMADYLIDEVNVKEFDALAIPGGFEVYNFYVDAYSDKFLDLIRAFKANDKIISSICAGALPIGKSGLLTGKNGTVYPSPVRREALKSFGVNVLDQPVVIDDNIITSWNPATAFDVALLLLELLTTKENAEKVRKLMGF, from the coding sequence ATGAAGAACGTATTATTGTTATTGGCCAATGGATTCGAGTTTTTCGAAGCAAGTGCATTTATTGATGTAATGGGCTGGAATATGGAAGAAGGCGACTGCTCTACCAAACTGTACATTTGCGGCGCAACAAAAGAAATAAAGAGTGCTTTTAATCATCGGTTGATGGCTGATTACCTGATAGACGAAGTAAATGTGAAAGAATTCGATGCACTGGCCATTCCCGGTGGTTTCGAAGTTTACAATTTTTATGTTGATGCCTATAGCGATAAATTTCTCGATCTGATTCGGGCGTTTAAAGCTAACGACAAAATTATATCTTCAATTTGTGCCGGTGCGCTGCCAATCGGGAAAAGCGGTCTGCTAACAGGTAAAAACGGAACTGTTTACCCAAGTCCTGTGAGGCGCGAGGCACTGAAAAGTTTTGGCGTTAACGTGCTCGATCAACCGGTTGTAATCGACGATAATATCATTACATCCTGGAATCCGGCTACAGCATTCGATGTAGCACTATTGCTGCTGGAGTTGTTAACTACTAAGGAGAATGCTGAAAAGGTTAGGAAGCTAATGGGTTTTTAA
- a CDS encoding GNAT family N-acetyltransferase, with protein MIEISTDKQKLDIQLIHNYLSNESYWAKGRSLETVQRSIENSLCFGVYTENSQVGFARVITDYAVFAWLLDVFILPEYQGKGYGKKLVKAIITHPDLQGLRRWGLGTDDAHELYKQFGFTSLQKPENMMEILNKTPGR; from the coding sequence ATGATTGAAATTTCAACCGATAAGCAAAAGCTCGATATTCAGCTTATTCACAATTATTTGTCGAATGAATCGTATTGGGCAAAAGGACGTTCTTTAGAAACCGTGCAACGCTCCATCGAAAACTCGTTGTGTTTTGGTGTATACACCGAAAATTCGCAGGTTGGATTTGCGCGTGTAATTACCGATTATGCCGTTTTTGCCTGGCTGCTCGATGTTTTTATTCTTCCGGAATACCAGGGAAAAGGTTACGGCAAAAAGTTGGTGAAAGCCATAATAACGCATCCCGATTTGCAGGGGCTACGCCGCTGGGGACTCGGAACCGACGATGCGCACGAACTGTACAAACAATTCGGATTTACATCATTACAAAAGCCCGAAAACATGATGGAAATACTGAATAAAACGCCAGGCCGATAA
- a CDS encoding cyclic nucleotide-binding domain-containing protein, whose product MDELKKQISSYFGLSNKRLDEIVALFAETELNKGAYFIKTGQYCDKLSFIQSGFIRVFSQCNEKEVTQWIGGKDYFLTEINSFLFDQPARWNIRALTDCKLFTLDKTNYRHLKEIVPNWDEIEKKIIAGCFVTLENRIFDQLSLSAEERYNKLFHQNRELLNQVPLQYIASMLGMSPETFSRIRNKQNS is encoded by the coding sequence GTGGACGAACTAAAAAAACAAATCAGTTCCTATTTTGGATTAAGCAATAAGCGTCTCGATGAAATTGTAGCCCTTTTTGCTGAGACGGAATTGAACAAAGGCGCCTATTTTATTAAAACAGGACAGTATTGCGACAAACTCAGTTTTATCCAAAGTGGTTTTATACGTGTTTTTTCTCAGTGCAATGAAAAAGAAGTTACTCAGTGGATAGGAGGAAAAGATTATTTTCTGACAGAAATCAATAGCTTCTTGTTTGACCAACCGGCCCGTTGGAATATACGGGCTTTAACCGATTGTAAACTTTTCACCCTCGACAAAACAAATTACAGGCACTTAAAAGAAATTGTGCCCAATTGGGATGAGATAGAGAAAAAGATCATTGCCGGTTGTTTTGTTACCCTCGAAAACCGCATCTTCGATCAGCTTTCCTTAAGTGCAGAAGAACGTTACAATAAACTGTTTCATCAAAATAGAGAGCTACTTAACCAGGTTCCTTTGCAATACATTGCTTCCATGTTGGGCATGTCGCCCGAAACATTCAGCCGAATCAGAAACAAACAAAACTCTTGA
- a CDS encoding SRPBCC domain-containing protein, with translation MKKEIKTTVRINATKEKVWKVLTDFAKYPEWNSFITSLTGNVNEGKQIRVNLQGMEFKPIVIKFEKNKEFRWLGHMGFTGLFDGEHRFLLTDNGDGTTTLEQSEKFSGILVGLLAKRLGRETKPGFEQMNREIKSRVETLKLPQETLI, from the coding sequence ATGAAAAAGGAAATTAAAACAACAGTTCGGATAAATGCAACGAAAGAAAAGGTTTGGAAAGTATTAACCGACTTTGCAAAATACCCGGAGTGGAATTCGTTTATCACATCGCTAACAGGTAATGTAAACGAAGGAAAACAAATTAGAGTAAATCTGCAGGGAATGGAGTTTAAACCCATCGTTATCAAATTTGAAAAGAACAAAGAGTTTCGCTGGCTGGGGCACATGGGATTTACAGGATTGTTTGACGGTGAGCACCGGTTTTTACTAACCGATAATGGCGACGGAACAACCACGCTCGAACAAAGTGAAAAGTTTAGTGGTATCCTTGTAGGGCTGCTTGCCAAACGCCTCGGCCGGGAAACCAAACCCGGATTCGAGCAAATGAACCGCGAAATAAAATCGCGTGTGGAAACACTTAAGCTCCCTCAAGAAACTCTGATCTAA